Proteins co-encoded in one Hymenobacter swuensis DY53 genomic window:
- a CDS encoding SMI1/KNR4 family protein, whose translation MKGIIYTGGELTDLVTFARLPSYLQAFLREQNGVVAYFGGLHIRGCVAAPGWHALAGVWQGERALWRTYAEVQKADIPFAQDCAGNQFLLRGDAVLWLDTETGELADLEVDFKHFLFGAEKFPLDALGMQPLRAFQQAGGVLHPGQLLSLYPPVCIATKNQSEAGAKAVSVTERLRWLADFHEQIKNLPDGQPVTLKPL comes from the coding sequence ATGAAAGGCATTATTTACACCGGTGGCGAGCTGACGGACCTTGTAACGTTTGCCCGGCTTCCCTCCTATCTGCAGGCTTTTCTGCGCGAGCAAAACGGCGTGGTAGCCTACTTCGGCGGGTTGCACATCCGGGGTTGCGTGGCGGCTCCCGGCTGGCACGCGCTGGCCGGCGTATGGCAGGGCGAACGGGCTTTGTGGCGTACCTACGCCGAAGTGCAGAAAGCGGATATTCCCTTTGCTCAGGATTGTGCCGGCAATCAGTTCCTGCTGCGCGGCGACGCGGTGCTGTGGTTGGATACCGAAACCGGCGAGCTGGCCGACCTGGAAGTGGATTTCAAGCACTTCCTGTTCGGGGCTGAGAAGTTTCCGCTGGATGCCCTGGGCATGCAGCCGCTACGGGCGTTTCAGCAGGCGGGCGGGGTGCTGCACCCGGGCCAGCTACTGAGCCTGTACCCACCAGTATGCATTGCCACCAAGAACCAATCCGAAGCTGGGGCAAAAGCCGTATCGGTAACGGAGCGGCTGCGGTGGCTGGCCGATTTCCACGAGCAGATCAAAAACCTCCCCGACGGCCAGCCAGTAACGCTCAAGCCGCTGTAA
- the ald gene encoding alanine dehydrogenase — MLIGVPKEIKNNENRVGLTPAGVAEFRKHGHSVYVQATAGNGSGFSDAEYEQAGATVLATIEEVYAKAEMIVKVKEPIASEYPLIKENQLLFTYFHFASGEELTHAMIERKAVCLAYETVELPSRALPLLIPMSEVAGRMAPQEGAKYLEKPLKGRGILLGGVPGVKPAEVLVLGAGIVGTQAAKIAAGLGAKVTVMDISLNRLRELDDFMPKNVVTQYSNEYNIREAIKTADLIIGAVLIPGAKAPHLITRDMLKTMRAGTVLVDVAVDQGGCIETCEPTTHENPTFIIDDIVHYCVANMPGAVPYTSTLALTNATLPYAVKLANLGWQEACRRDEALRLGLNVVHGKVVYKGVADAWGLPLESVDAVMEAAVA, encoded by the coding sequence ATGCTGATCGGCGTACCGAAAGAAATCAAGAACAACGAGAACCGCGTGGGCCTGACGCCCGCCGGTGTAGCTGAATTCCGCAAGCACGGCCACTCGGTGTACGTGCAGGCTACTGCCGGTAACGGCAGCGGCTTCTCCGATGCCGAATACGAGCAGGCTGGCGCTACCGTGCTGGCTACCATTGAGGAGGTGTACGCCAAGGCGGAGATGATTGTGAAGGTGAAGGAACCGATTGCCTCGGAATATCCGCTCATCAAGGAAAACCAGCTGCTGTTCACCTACTTCCACTTTGCCTCGGGCGAGGAACTGACCCACGCCATGATTGAGCGCAAAGCCGTGTGCTTGGCCTACGAAACTGTTGAGCTGCCTTCGCGCGCCCTGCCCCTGCTCATCCCGATGAGTGAGGTAGCCGGCCGCATGGCCCCGCAGGAAGGTGCCAAGTACTTGGAGAAGCCGCTGAAAGGCCGTGGCATTCTGCTGGGCGGCGTACCCGGTGTAAAGCCTGCTGAAGTACTGGTACTGGGTGCCGGCATCGTGGGCACGCAGGCCGCTAAAATTGCCGCCGGCCTGGGCGCGAAAGTTACCGTGATGGACATTAGCCTGAACCGCCTGCGCGAGCTGGACGACTTCATGCCCAAAAATGTGGTAACGCAGTATTCCAACGAGTACAACATCCGCGAAGCCATCAAAACCGCCGACCTCATCATCGGCGCGGTGCTGATTCCGGGTGCCAAAGCCCCGCACCTCATCACCCGCGACATGCTCAAGACCATGCGGGCCGGCACCGTACTGGTCGACGTAGCTGTGGACCAGGGCGGCTGCATCGAAACCTGCGAGCCCACCACCCACGAAAACCCGACCTTCATCATCGACGACATCGTGCACTACTGCGTGGCCAACATGCCGGGTGCCGTGCCCTATACCTCTACCCTGGCCCTGACCAACGCCACGCTGCCCTACGCCGTGAAGCTGGCCAACCTGGGCTGGCAGGAAGCCTGCCGCCGCGACGAGGCTCTGCGCCTCGGTCTGAATGTGGTACACGGCAAAGTGGTGTACAAAGGCGTAGCCGATGCCTGGGGCCTACCTCTGGAGTCGGTTGATGCCGTAATGGAAGCCGCTGTGGCGTAA
- a CDS encoding DUF1573 domain-containing protein, translated as MKHLFSFLLAVLLAGAAQAQGVLTFDKELHDFGSVPEGTMATHEFRFKNTGNQPIIIANVQASCGCTTPDWTKTPVLPGKTGIVKAVYSSAGRPGVFNKTVTVTSNATTPSSVLTIKGNVLNKEQMKSSLTPQQIAQSPRLTLDRAVHNFGKMEAGQSLTAKFTVKNTGKQDLVLGAITSQCYCVGYKNVPGPIKPGQSSVVELVYSQRKLGEQAEPVVITSNDITGDAKLTLKANVVQDLNGSSMVKESGASVPFK; from the coding sequence ATGAAACACCTCTTCTCGTTCCTGCTGGCTGTGCTGCTGGCCGGTGCCGCCCAGGCCCAGGGCGTGCTCACCTTTGACAAAGAGCTGCATGATTTTGGCAGCGTGCCGGAAGGCACCATGGCCACCCACGAGTTTCGCTTCAAGAATACTGGCAACCAGCCCATCATCATTGCCAACGTACAGGCCAGCTGCGGCTGCACCACCCCCGACTGGACCAAAACGCCTGTACTACCCGGTAAAACCGGCATCGTGAAAGCCGTGTATAGCAGTGCCGGCCGCCCCGGCGTCTTCAACAAAACCGTCACGGTGACCAGCAACGCTACCACGCCCAGCTCGGTGCTGACTATCAAGGGCAATGTGCTGAACAAGGAGCAGATGAAATCCTCGCTCACGCCCCAGCAAATTGCGCAGTCGCCCCGCCTGACGCTGGACCGCGCCGTGCATAATTTCGGCAAAATGGAAGCCGGCCAGTCCCTGACGGCCAAATTCACGGTGAAGAATACCGGGAAGCAGGATTTGGTGCTGGGCGCCATTACTTCACAATGCTACTGCGTGGGCTACAAAAACGTACCCGGCCCCATCAAACCCGGCCAGAGCAGCGTGGTAGAGCTGGTATACAGCCAGCGCAAACTAGGCGAACAGGCTGAACCCGTGGTTATTACCAGCAACGACATTACCGGCGACGCTAAACTGACCCTGAAGGCCAACGTGGTGCAGGACCTGAATGGCAGCAGCATGGTGAAGGAAAGCGGCGCTTCGGTTCCGTTCAAGTAA